Proteins from a genomic interval of Phoenix dactylifera cultivar Barhee BC4 unplaced genomic scaffold, palm_55x_up_171113_PBpolish2nd_filt_p 000401F, whole genome shotgun sequence:
- the LOC103697231 gene encoding pentatricopeptide repeat-containing protein At5g06540-like — translation MSHRNLPSSLRQPCSDFLASVLSFLYSSSPSFSDLRRAHGLLIVFGAAFDKLVARRLVALYCRRSAGALDYALLLHSHLRHPDPVASNLILKNLVRRAQPSDVIAFYCRQAHLAGCRPSRCTFPLLVTAVKLRDSIHEGEAFHCLAIKLGFLSHLPIPNSLLHMYASCDGLTLARQLFDEMLERDRISYNSLIDGYVKSGDLEEAERLFWSTPDRNVVSWSTLFNGYVRNRMFQNAVGFFHQMQEIGVEPDSCSVVSLLSMYALFKSASQGKSVHGFVVRRWLHLLTPVSTALVDFYCKCGLLDAAVSLFERIPKKDLICWNSLISGLGSCGRGQEALGFFSQMLHEGVQPDDITFIGILVACAHSGLVDEGQRYFKMMSSVFGIKPSFAHYWCLVDLSVRAQKPNDALKIIQDMPLDNQSAIWGAVIWLAKVHGDISVGEFLGKRLIELEPDNSRRYLPLVNVYAAASRWDKYNGLQELMKARGLKNLPDCTLIDLNVVVHKFLVGDKSQHEIQKIYGVLKEIAEQLTLQPSGAAEDALTESM, via the coding sequence ATGTCTCATCGAAACCTGCCCTCCAGTCTCCGCCAACCCTGCTCCGACTTCCTCGCCTCCGTCCTCTCCTTCCTGtactcctcttctccctccttttcCGACCTCAGGCGCGCCCACGGTCTCCTCATCGTCTTCGGCGCCGCCTTCGACAAGCTCGTCGCCCGCCGCCTCGTCGCCCTCTACTGCCGCCGCTCTGCGGGGGCGCTTGACTacgccctcctcctccattCCCACCTCCGCCACCCTGACCCCGTCGCCTCCAACCTCATCCTTAAAAATCTCGTCCGCCGCGCTCAGCCTTCCGATGTCATCGCCTTCTACTGCCGGCAAGCCCACCTGGCGGGCTGCCGCCCCAGCCGCTGCACCTTCCCCCTTCTAGTCACCGCTGTGAAGCTCCGCGACTCCATCCACGAAGGAGAAGCCTTTCACTGCCTCGCTATAAAGCTTGGATTTTTAAGTCATCTGCCAATTCCCAACTCTCTGCTCCACATGTACGCGTCCTGTGACGGTCTGACCCTTGCAAGGCAGTTGTTTGATGAAATGCTGGAGAGGGACAGAATATCGTACAATTCCTTGATCGATGGGTACGTTAAGAGCGGCGATTTGGAGGAAGCCGAGCGGCTGTTCTGGAGCACGCCGGACCGGAATGTTGTGTCCTGGTCCACGCTTTTTAATGGGTACGTTCGAAACCGAATGTTTCAAAATGCTGTTGGCTTTTTCCACCAAATGCAGGAGATTGGGGTGGAGCCCGATAGCTGCTCGGTGGTTTCTTTGTTATCTATGTATGCCCTTTTCAAGTCAGCCTCTCAGGGCAAATCCGTTCATGGGTTTGTGGTTAGGAGATGGTTGCATTTACTGACTCCGGTGAGCACTGCATTGGTTGATTTTTACTGCAAATGTGGGTTGTTGGATGCAGCGGTTTCACTGTTTGAGAGAATTCcgaagaaagatttgatttgtTGGAACTCATTGATCTCAGGTCTGGGGAGTTGTGGTAGGGGTCAGGAAGCTCTCGGCTTTTTTTCACAGATGCTGCATGAGGGAGTGCAACCAGATGATATTACATTTATTGGTATTTTGGTTGCTTGTGCTCATTCAGGTTTGGTTGATGAAGGGCAGCGGTATTTTAAAATGATGAGCTCAGTGTTTGGTATCAAGCCAAGCTTTGCCCATTACTGGTGTTTGGTTGATCTTTCTGTTCGAGCCCAAAAGCCTAATGATGCGTTGAAGATAATTCAGGACATGCCCTTGGACAATCAGTCAGCCATATGGGGTGCAGTCATCTGGCTTGCCAAGGTTCATGGTGATATCAGTGTGGGAGAATTTTTGGGGAAACGTTTGATCGAGTTGGAGCCAGATAATAGCAGAAGGTATCTGCCTCTTGTAAATGTTTATGCTGCTGCATCAAGATGGGATAAGTATAATGGGTTACAGGAACTGATGAAGGCAAGGGGTTTAAAAAATTTGCCAGATTGTACTTTGATTGATTTGAATGTTGTGGTTCATAAATTTTTGGTAGGTGACAAATCCCAAcatgaaattcagaaaatttatggagTGCTGAAGGAGATCGCGGAGCAACTAACATTGCAGCCTTCTGGGGCTGCTGAGGATGCCTTGACTGAGTCCATGTAG